The proteins below are encoded in one region of Bacteroides uniformis:
- a CDS encoding D-glycero-alpha-D-manno-heptose-1,7-bisphosphate 7-phosphatase: MNKAIFLDRDGTINVDFGYVYKTQELELLPGVAEALRIFQELGYLLIVITNQSGIGRGYFTLEDAEQFNRALAQELEKHGVILNDFYTCPHAPEEHCECRKPSPFMVTEAMKKYEIDPSQSYMFGDRKSDTECGERSGVKSFRVTSEHSLLYWANQLKNNLL, encoded by the coding sequence ATGAATAAAGCGATTTTCCTTGATCGGGACGGTACCATCAATGTTGATTTCGGCTACGTTTACAAGACCCAAGAGCTTGAATTATTGCCCGGTGTAGCCGAAGCACTCCGCATTTTTCAGGAATTGGGTTATCTGCTGATTGTCATCACGAACCAATCCGGTATTGGACGTGGCTACTTTACACTGGAGGACGCCGAACAGTTCAACCGGGCACTCGCCCAAGAGCTGGAAAAACATGGAGTTATACTGAACGATTTCTATACTTGCCCTCACGCTCCGGAAGAACATTGCGAATGCCGTAAGCCTTCTCCTTTCATGGTGACGGAAGCGATGAAGAAATATGAAATCGACCCATCCCAATCCTATATGTTCGGAGATAGGAAATCGGATACGGAATGCGGCGAAAGAAGTGGTGTCAAGTCCTTCCGGGTCACCTCTGAGCATTCACTTCTATATTGGGCCAACCAATTAAAAAACAACCTATTATGA
- a CDS encoding glycosyltransferase, with amino-acid sequence MKKILFILPCVPYPLTAGGNQAFFNMVEYIRHKMSVSLLLSPENKEMNDVESLRALWTNVDFYLFREEDAEPKTRCPRYYRWLKKMSESISRKMQRQLYSFQQERPYKNMTLKNSCFKPFPKAYVEYVSDISRRGFDIIQVEFYPLITLGYLLPKDVQTVFVHHELRYIRNENEMECLTHVTDEDKMLYGIAKDMEKAALRQYKHVIALTDIDRLLLADLVGQECKIYVSPAVVQIESAYDRIVKPASVRLTFVGSENHYPNQDAVDWFCHEVAPCLRVQGFKFVFQVIGTWKSRYVKSLQAVCPEMELVGYVEDLREYLNGSIVLVPIRIGSGMRMKILDAVSSMASFVTTTKGVEGIDLRHNEECLIADSATDFAAAVIRLEADKKLQVRLATQALKRLRELYNPQEMLERRLAVYDEILQNNTN; translated from the coding sequence ATGAAGAAAATTCTTTTTATACTTCCTTGTGTGCCTTATCCGTTGACTGCTGGAGGTAATCAGGCCTTTTTCAATATGGTGGAATATATCCGGCACAAAATGTCTGTGTCTTTGTTGCTTTCTCCGGAAAATAAGGAGATGAATGATGTCGAAAGTTTAAGGGCTTTATGGACAAATGTTGATTTCTATCTTTTTAGGGAAGAAGATGCAGAACCTAAGACTCGTTGCCCCCGATATTACCGTTGGTTAAAAAAGATGTCTGAATCCATTTCCCGCAAGATGCAACGGCAACTGTATTCTTTTCAGCAAGAGCGTCCGTATAAGAATATGACGTTGAAGAATTCTTGTTTTAAACCTTTTCCCAAGGCATACGTAGAGTATGTGTCTGACATCTCACGTCGTGGATTTGATATTATTCAGGTTGAGTTCTATCCATTGATAACATTGGGGTATCTATTGCCAAAAGATGTACAAACAGTGTTTGTGCATCATGAACTGAGGTATATACGTAATGAAAATGAAATGGAATGCCTTACTCATGTAACAGATGAAGACAAGATGCTCTATGGCATTGCTAAGGATATGGAGAAAGCCGCTTTACGTCAATATAAGCATGTAATTGCATTGACGGATATTGACCGTTTATTGTTGGCAGACTTGGTTGGACAAGAATGCAAAATTTATGTTTCTCCGGCAGTGGTACAGATAGAGTCTGCTTATGACAGAATTGTGAAGCCGGCCTCTGTTCGTCTGACATTTGTTGGAAGTGAAAATCATTACCCGAACCAGGATGCAGTAGATTGGTTTTGTCATGAAGTAGCCCCTTGTTTGCGTGTTCAGGGTTTTAAATTTGTTTTTCAAGTGATTGGGACATGGAAGAGCCGTTACGTGAAAAGTCTTCAGGCAGTATGTCCGGAAATGGAGTTAGTGGGTTATGTGGAGGATTTGCGGGAATACTTGAATGGGAGTATCGTTCTGGTGCCAATTCGTATTGGTAGTGGTATGAGGATGAAAATATTGGATGCGGTTTCCTCTATGGCTTCTTTTGTAACTACGACAAAAGGAGTTGAGGGAATTGACCTACGTCACAATGAAGAGTGTTTGATTGCTGATAGCGCAACTGATTTTGCAGCAGCAGTCATTCGTTTGGAAGCGGATAAAAAATTGCAAGTCAGGCTGGCGACGCAAGCATTGAAGCGTTTGCGTGAACTTTATAATCCTCAGGAAATGTTGGAGAGAAGACTGGCTGTTTATGATGAGATATTGCAAAATAATACAAACTAA
- a CDS encoding glycosyltransferase WbsX family protein, with translation MNKARVIAFYLPQFHPIPENDRWWMKGFTEWTNVGKARPLFPGHYQPKVPADLGYYDLRVPETRKAQADMAKEYGIEGFCYWHYWFGNGKRLLERPFNEVLSSDEPDFPFCLAWANESWRGFYHGIKSKDTLINQLYPGEQDYIAHFHEVLPAFKDHRYITVDEKPLFMVYHPLDHPEMKEFIELWRTLAVQNGLKGVYFIGQTYHLKEEKERLMKMGFDAINVVRLFDFEKKAALTYKYAKWKHKIFRIPKVVEYKKASSFFVGDEEYEENIIPTIIPNWDHSPRSRGKSLVLNHAEPSYFARHMKEAIKRIENKPLDHRLAFVKSWNEWAEGNYLEPDLHYGKRYLEVIKKNVVEG, from the coding sequence ATGAATAAAGCAAGGGTTATAGCTTTTTATCTACCTCAATTTCATCCAATACCAGAAAACGACAGATGGTGGATGAAAGGTTTTACGGAATGGACTAATGTAGGAAAAGCACGTCCATTGTTTCCAGGACATTATCAGCCTAAGGTGCCGGCAGATTTGGGATATTATGATTTGCGAGTGCCGGAAACACGTAAGGCGCAAGCTGACATGGCAAAAGAATATGGTATCGAAGGCTTTTGTTACTGGCATTATTGGTTTGGAAATGGAAAGAGACTCTTAGAGCGCCCGTTTAATGAAGTATTGTCTTCTGATGAACCGGATTTTCCTTTTTGTCTGGCTTGGGCTAATGAGTCATGGAGGGGCTTTTATCACGGCATAAAGAGCAAAGATACTTTGATAAATCAGCTTTATCCGGGAGAACAAGATTATATAGCTCATTTCCACGAGGTATTACCTGCTTTTAAAGACCATCGCTATATTACAGTGGATGAGAAACCGTTGTTTATGGTTTATCATCCTTTGGATCATCCGGAGATGAAAGAGTTCATTGAACTCTGGCGTACTTTAGCTGTGCAGAATGGCTTGAAGGGGGTTTATTTCATAGGACAAACCTATCATTTGAAAGAAGAAAAAGAGAGACTTATGAAAATGGGGTTTGATGCTATTAATGTTGTACGCTTGTTTGACTTTGAGAAGAAAGCTGCTCTGACTTATAAATATGCGAAATGGAAACATAAAATATTTCGTATTCCTAAGGTTGTGGAGTATAAGAAGGCCAGTTCTTTCTTTGTGGGTGATGAAGAATATGAAGAGAATATTATACCTACCATTATTCCTAACTGGGATCATTCTCCACGTTCCCGTGGTAAATCGTTGGTCTTGAATCACGCTGAACCTTCTTATTTTGCCCGACATATGAAAGAAGCGATAAAGCGTATTGAGAATAAGCCTTTAGACCATCGGCTTGCATTTGTAAAATCATGGAATGAATGGGCTGAAGGGAACTATCTGGAACCGGATTTACATTATGGAAAACGTTATCTGGAAGTGATAAAAAAGAATGTTGTAGAGGGATGA
- a CDS encoding lipopolysaccharide kinase InaA family protein, whose protein sequence is MKVHIHPHYAAYESYIRAIPSEEYEREEVYCNRRNTVERVRFGDKDFVIKKYKRPALINCLIYTWFRKSKAQRAFEYAELFLQRGIETAPPVAYIEIKKNGFFHTGYFISEYLPYPLVTDMFGTEMEEEEKKRLRHDLVDFTLQLHLNKVLPLDYNPKNIFYRKTNGKYHFALIDINRLKLGKVPGIRMSMNAFSQLGIPADDFMKIIPLYAEQRGFDIEECIFFTLFSRLKWRKQRQFKNFVKSKLHF, encoded by the coding sequence ATGAAGGTACATATTCATCCGCACTATGCCGCCTACGAGAGTTATATCCGAGCCATCCCATCGGAAGAATATGAACGGGAAGAGGTTTATTGTAACCGAAGGAACACAGTCGAAAGAGTGCGGTTCGGAGATAAGGACTTCGTAATCAAGAAATACAAAAGACCTGCCCTCATAAACTGCCTCATTTACACTTGGTTCCGCAAAAGCAAAGCGCAGCGCGCCTTTGAATATGCAGAACTTTTTCTGCAACGGGGAATAGAGACCGCCCCTCCGGTAGCTTATATAGAAATCAAAAAGAATGGTTTCTTCCACACCGGATACTTTATTTCCGAATACCTCCCCTACCCGCTTGTTACGGATATGTTCGGTACGGAAATGGAGGAAGAAGAGAAAAAACGGCTAAGACATGACCTCGTAGACTTCACTCTCCAATTACATCTGAACAAGGTCTTGCCACTGGACTATAATCCCAAGAATATATTTTACCGGAAGACAAACGGCAAATATCACTTCGCCCTCATTGACATCAACCGCCTGAAGCTCGGTAAAGTGCCCGGTATCAGAATGTCCATGAATGCCTTCAGCCAACTGGGTATTCCCGCCGATGACTTCATGAAAATAATACCTCTATATGCCGAGCAAAGAGGATTCGATATTGAAGAATGCATATTCTTCACTCTCTTCAGCAGACTGAAATGGAGAAAGCAAAGACAATTTAAAAATTTCGTCAAAAGCAAGCTTCATTTCTGA
- a CDS encoding LTA synthase family protein, with protein MRRNLFHCSNSQQGATDKVTLLFGITIFFKFLLFDFIWSIPTTFASFSTIEFYATKIIATLVLLVPYKFFRLWKTEIVIMLLLDILLIVNLMYFRTYYTAIPLNSYGLSGNLADFTGSVYDSFRWYDIFFPLSTIASIPLYWHYKRNTAGRTSYKYYGGALGIGILLFAITTLAKGGFKEAYNTVRQKAYLCASTTSMYTVFGSLCYDLINQKQEATPQIQQEIKEWLSQKPGHHPLAGRIGIRNNCIVILAESLESWVLEREVERQEITPYLNKLLQDSTTLYAPHVLTQVKGGRSIDAQLLLCAGMLPINSGTYSSQYPDHTYGTLQKAMHQQKNSRNYLLTIDKVSTWNQGVIAYSFGTDTIIAYHDFELTEAFGTHKRTGDGSFLAQCSQKIEKGEIWKKGENVYMQLVTYSGHAPFKLPEELKEIHFSPAIPQKMNDYMTTARYTDKAIGKFVEYLKTLPQYDETLIVITGDHEGLATYREELCNAPGGKGIVSDKTFTPFIIVNSPVGMRYDKVMGQIDMYPTLLNLLQLDDYYWSGLGQSILDPCKKGFAISPQMEVVGEEPTPAEAEFAKKAYDISDQMIHFDYLCSKAKIGGTSK; from the coding sequence ATGAGAAGAAATCTTTTTCATTGCTCCAACAGCCAACAAGGGGCAACAGATAAAGTGACTCTTTTGTTCGGAATCACCATTTTTTTCAAATTCCTGCTATTCGATTTCATCTGGAGCATCCCCACTACATTCGCTTCATTCTCTACCATCGAATTTTATGCGACCAAAATAATAGCCACCCTCGTACTTCTCGTCCCCTATAAGTTCTTCCGGCTCTGGAAAACAGAGATAGTCATCATGCTTTTACTGGATATACTACTGATTGTCAACCTAATGTATTTCCGCACCTACTATACTGCCATCCCACTTAACAGCTATGGACTTTCTGGAAACCTCGCCGATTTCACCGGAAGCGTTTACGACTCCTTCCGCTGGTACGACATCTTCTTCCCTCTATCTACCATTGCCAGTATCCCCCTTTATTGGCATTACAAAAGAAATACCGCCGGAAGAACATCATACAAGTATTACGGAGGAGCTTTGGGAATCGGTATCCTGCTGTTTGCCATCACCACCCTGGCCAAAGGAGGATTCAAGGAAGCATACAACACCGTCCGCCAGAAAGCCTATCTGTGTGCAAGCACCACTTCCATGTATACCGTCTTCGGAAGCCTATGCTATGACCTCATCAACCAGAAGCAGGAGGCCACCCCACAGATACAGCAAGAGATAAAGGAGTGGCTGAGCCAGAAACCCGGACATCACCCTTTGGCCGGACGTATCGGAATCCGCAACAACTGCATCGTCATCCTGGCAGAATCTTTGGAAAGCTGGGTACTCGAAAGGGAAGTGGAAAGGCAAGAGATTACTCCATATCTCAACAAACTGCTGCAAGACTCCACCACCTTATACGCTCCCCACGTACTGACGCAAGTGAAAGGAGGACGTTCCATTGATGCACAGCTGTTGCTTTGCGCCGGTATGCTGCCTATCAACAGCGGCACATACAGCAGCCAATATCCTGACCACACCTACGGAACCCTGCAAAAAGCCATGCATCAGCAGAAGAACTCGCGCAACTACCTCCTGACCATTGATAAAGTATCGACCTGGAACCAAGGCGTCATAGCCTACAGTTTCGGGACCGACACCATCATTGCTTATCATGACTTTGAACTGACAGAGGCCTTTGGCACGCACAAACGTACCGGAGACGGCTCCTTCCTGGCGCAATGCAGCCAAAAAATAGAGAAGGGGGAAATCTGGAAGAAGGGGGAGAATGTTTACATGCAGCTGGTGACCTACTCCGGCCATGCTCCCTTCAAATTGCCTGAAGAATTGAAAGAGATTCATTTCTCTCCGGCCATTCCACAGAAAATGAATGACTATATGACCACTGCACGCTATACGGACAAGGCGATAGGAAAATTCGTGGAGTACTTGAAAACACTCCCACAATACGACGAGACCCTTATCGTCATCACCGGTGACCACGAAGGACTGGCTACCTACCGTGAAGAATTGTGTAACGCCCCCGGTGGCAAGGGTATCGTATCCGACAAGACATTCACCCCTTTCATCATAGTGAACTCTCCGGTAGGCATGCGTTATGATAAAGTGATGGGACAAATCGACATGTACCCCACCTTACTGAACCTGCTCCAACTGGATGATTACTACTGGAGCGGATTGGGCCAAAGCATCCTCGACCCATGCAAGAAAGGATTCGCCATCAGCCCCCAAATGGAGGTGGTAGGTGAAGAGCCCACCCCGGCAGAAGCCGAGTTCGCTAAAAAAGCATACGATATTTCCGACCAGATGATACATTTTGATTATCTTTGCTCAAAAGCGAAGATAGGCGGCACCTCAAAATAA
- the hldE gene encoding bifunctional D-glycero-beta-D-manno-heptose-7-phosphate kinase/D-glycero-beta-D-manno-heptose 1-phosphate adenylyltransferase HldE, which translates to MNTELNSIKGKKVLVIGDVMLDTYHIGDVKRISPEAPVPVVRVTRTYNVLGGAANVARNLLGLGCSPYVVSLLGNDHNGNTMQEMFADLGIRNELFHTEHPTITKTRVIGNSQQVVRLDFETENECLNEETEQKLLDAVKRALPEVDIVVISDYGKGVCNDTVCQQVISASAGQGKKVIIDPKGTNWEKYRSATIITPNLKELSAVSGVDVRNEDKEIHSAADRILKEYNLTSLLVTRSEKGMSYIAPDASQDIPTEAREVYDVSGAGDTVVATLAAALAAGIPIADAIYLANKAAGIVVGKIGTSPILFKELQDELQIGKPASKLIPIPQLADTIKQLRAQERKIVFTNGCFDILHKGHVCYLEKAKRLGDVLIVGLNSDSSVKRLKGESRPINDENARSTVLAALEAVDYVVIFTEDTPLNLIKTVAPDVLVKGGDYAIENIVGREYAQETVTIPFVDGYSTTKTIGAINQEKQ; encoded by the coding sequence ATGAATACAGAATTAAACAGTATAAAGGGAAAGAAGGTACTCGTTATCGGAGACGTGATGCTGGATACTTACCATATAGGGGACGTGAAAAGGATTTCTCCCGAAGCCCCCGTACCAGTGGTCCGTGTCACCCGTACCTACAATGTATTGGGAGGAGCGGCCAATGTTGCAAGAAATTTGCTGGGACTGGGGTGCTCGCCGTATGTCGTCAGCCTGCTTGGCAACGACCACAACGGAAACACAATGCAGGAGATGTTCGCTGATTTGGGTATCAGAAACGAACTGTTTCATACAGAACACCCAACCATCACCAAAACCCGCGTAATAGGCAACAGCCAGCAAGTAGTACGGCTGGACTTTGAAACAGAAAATGAATGCCTGAACGAAGAGACTGAGCAGAAACTGCTGGATGCCGTGAAGCGTGCACTCCCCGAAGTGGACATTGTCGTGATTTCGGATTATGGCAAGGGAGTATGCAATGATACAGTATGCCAGCAGGTTATATCCGCCTCTGCCGGGCAAGGGAAGAAGGTCATTATAGACCCCAAAGGGACAAATTGGGAGAAATACCGTTCCGCAACCATCATCACCCCCAACCTGAAAGAGCTTTCGGCTGTTTCGGGAGTGGATGTGAGAAATGAGGATAAAGAAATCCATAGCGCAGCAGACCGGATACTGAAGGAGTATAACCTTACTTCTCTATTAGTGACACGTTCCGAAAAAGGCATGTCATACATAGCTCCCGATGCCTCGCAGGACATTCCTACCGAAGCAAGGGAAGTATATGACGTTTCAGGTGCAGGCGATACTGTCGTGGCAACTTTAGCAGCTGCGCTGGCAGCCGGTATCCCTATTGCAGATGCCATTTATCTTGCCAATAAAGCGGCCGGCATTGTAGTCGGGAAAATAGGCACCAGCCCCATTCTGTTCAAAGAGTTGCAGGACGAGTTACAAATCGGGAAACCGGCCAGCAAACTTATTCCTATTCCCCAACTTGCAGATACTATAAAACAACTGCGTGCACAGGAGCGCAAAATCGTATTCACAAACGGCTGCTTCGACATTCTGCACAAAGGACACGTGTGCTATCTGGAAAAGGCCAAAAGACTGGGGGACGTACTTATCGTAGGATTGAATTCGGACAGCTCAGTAAAACGTCTGAAAGGGGAATCGCGCCCCATCAATGATGAAAACGCCCGCTCCACAGTCCTGGCAGCCTTGGAAGCAGTGGACTACGTAGTGATTTTTACGGAAGACACCCCTCTGAATCTCATCAAGACAGTTGCACCGGACGTGTTGGTAAAAGGTGGCGACTATGCCATAGAAAACATTGTAGGCAGGGAGTATGCCCAAGAAACAGTAACTATCCCTTTCGTAGACGGTTATTCCACTACAAAGACGATAGGCGCCATCAACCAAGAGAAGCAATAA
- a CDS encoding CDP-glycerol glycerophosphotransferase family protein — translation MKKHYLFFVSVAYSYPILRPLQDEIRRRGDEVAWFVEPDCPVLLDQDERWLQSVQEVMDYQPIAVFAPGNYIYDFFPGVKVSLFHGYPINKRGDEKDDHFSVRGWFDVYCTQGETSTLPFKELERKYGFFKVYETGWCKADTFVKERAHTPHNARPVVLYSSTFTKNITSAPHLFDTIKRLVREKNWDWIISFHPKFSDMEVLKKYKELAASCPNITFHEGGLVDAKLLNSADVLLSDASSVIVEAMMLDKPVVTYCNTMPGDHLLNVTETDAVEGAIEKAISRPAELMERMRAYVHKHEAHLDGESSSRVLDAVNNYIWYFQGKTRTKPWNLVRKFKLRWRVGYPLMATLRLW, via the coding sequence ATGAAGAAGCATTATTTATTTTTCGTTTCGGTAGCCTATTCCTATCCTATACTTCGCCCGCTTCAGGACGAAATCAGGCGTAGAGGGGATGAGGTCGCATGGTTTGTTGAACCAGACTGCCCGGTTCTGTTGGATCAAGATGAGAGGTGGCTTCAATCTGTTCAGGAAGTGATGGATTATCAGCCTATTGCCGTGTTTGCGCCGGGCAACTATATTTATGATTTCTTCCCGGGAGTGAAAGTTTCCCTTTTTCATGGCTACCCCATCAATAAGCGTGGCGATGAAAAGGACGACCATTTTTCTGTCCGCGGATGGTTCGATGTCTATTGCACGCAAGGAGAAACGAGCACTCTTCCTTTCAAGGAGCTTGAGAGGAAATACGGCTTCTTTAAGGTATACGAAACTGGCTGGTGCAAGGCGGATACTTTCGTGAAGGAACGTGCACATACTCCTCATAATGCACGTCCGGTAGTTTTGTACTCTTCTACGTTTACAAAAAATATAACTTCTGCTCCTCATCTGTTTGATACCATCAAGAGACTGGTGCGCGAGAAGAACTGGGATTGGATTATTTCGTTCCATCCGAAATTCTCGGATATGGAAGTCCTCAAGAAATACAAGGAACTGGCCGCTTCCTGTCCCAACATTACTTTCCACGAGGGTGGACTTGTTGATGCCAAGCTGCTAAACAGTGCAGATGTGTTGTTGTCCGATGCTTCGTCTGTGATTGTTGAGGCGATGATGTTGGACAAGCCGGTTGTGACCTATTGTAACACCATGCCAGGGGATCATTTGCTGAATGTCACTGAGACGGATGCTGTAGAAGGAGCTATTGAAAAGGCCATTTCCCGTCCGGCAGAACTGATGGAGCGGATGCGTGCTTATGTGCACAAGCATGAAGCCCATCTGGACGGTGAGTCCTCTTCACGGGTACTGGATGCCGTAAACAACTACATCTGGTATTTTCAGGGTAAGACCAGAACCAAGCCCTGGAATCTGGTGCGTAAGTTTAAATTGCGATGGCGGGTGGGCTATCCGTTGATGGCCACTTTGCGGTTGTGGTAA
- the gmhA gene encoding D-sedoheptulose 7-phosphate isomerase: MQDYITQSIQEGIRLKENILNNRQMLTDIETVGNLIVQALRQGHKVLLCGNGGSAADAQHIAAELVGRFVTEREGLPAIAMTTDTSILTAVSNDYGFERVFERQTAALGTKGDILIGLSTSGNSPNVEHALQKAQSMGITTIGLLGRDGGRCKELCNYPLIIQHAESARIQEVHITIGHILCGIVDNKLFSHE; this comes from the coding sequence ATGCAAGATTATATCACCCAGTCCATCCAAGAAGGTATCAGGCTCAAAGAAAATATCCTGAACAACCGGCAAATGCTTACCGACATCGAAACCGTCGGCAATCTGATAGTACAAGCCCTTCGACAAGGGCACAAAGTCTTGCTTTGCGGTAACGGCGGCAGTGCAGCCGATGCCCAGCATATCGCTGCCGAACTCGTCGGACGTTTCGTGACCGAACGGGAAGGCCTGCCCGCCATCGCCATGACAACCGACACTTCCATCCTGACCGCAGTCAGCAATGATTATGGCTTCGAACGCGTTTTCGAACGGCAGACGGCAGCCTTGGGAACGAAAGGTGATATTCTGATAGGCCTTTCTACCAGCGGCAACTCTCCCAACGTAGAGCATGCCTTGCAGAAGGCACAATCTATGGGCATCACCACCATAGGGCTCCTGGGAAGGGATGGAGGAAGGTGCAAGGAACTTTGCAATTACCCGCTGATTATACAGCACGCCGAATCTGCCAGGATTCAAGAAGTGCACATTACCATCGGACATATCTTGTGCGGCATCGTTGACAATAAACTGTTCTCCCATGAATAA
- a CDS encoding glycosyltransferase family 2 protein yields the protein MENTETLPLISIIVPVYNVKNYLEKCLQSICGQTYKNLEIILIDDGSSDGSGELCDLFAQRDGRIKVIHQTNAGQSAARNRGLAVAQGELLGFVDSDDWIEPDMYEFLYHLLKENGADISICSHYIETAVKTRVKHSSGQFSSFSREEAIRTLVEDKRIRNYMWDKLYKRQLFAGIYFPVNRVFEDIAVSYQIFYKTQKVVMQDCPKYHYLKREGSTTQGKLYNYEKEYLLFQTVYEQVKFVREKEIWDKAPYCVHERGIHLIDHLMMLPQSSLIDDVINDVLARMQEFDNVSWPQLDVMHIFKRRMMYCHLKVYRCIYRLVRTFFKSKRYKFQTL from the coding sequence ATGGAGAACACTGAGACACTACCTCTGATAAGTATTATTGTACCGGTCTATAATGTAAAGAATTACTTGGAGAAATGCCTGCAATCCATTTGCGGGCAGACTTATAAGAATCTGGAAATAATATTGATTGACGACGGCTCTTCCGATGGTTCGGGAGAGCTTTGTGATTTATTTGCCCAAAGGGATGGGCGGATAAAGGTTATCCACCAGACGAATGCAGGTCAGAGTGCAGCCAGAAACAGAGGTTTGGCGGTAGCTCAAGGTGAACTCCTTGGTTTCGTGGATAGCGACGACTGGATTGAACCGGATATGTACGAATTCTTGTATCACTTACTGAAAGAGAATGGGGCGGATATATCCATTTGCTCGCATTATATAGAAACTGCCGTAAAGACCAGAGTGAAGCACTCTTCTGGGCAATTCTCCAGCTTTTCTCGTGAAGAAGCTATCCGAACATTGGTAGAAGATAAGCGTATAAGAAATTATATGTGGGATAAGTTGTATAAGCGTCAATTATTTGCTGGAATATATTTTCCGGTAAATAGAGTTTTTGAAGATATTGCAGTTTCTTATCAGATATTTTATAAAACGCAGAAAGTCGTTATGCAAGACTGTCCTAAATATCATTATTTGAAACGTGAAGGAAGTACTACTCAAGGTAAATTGTATAATTACGAAAAGGAATATCTGCTCTTTCAAACTGTCTATGAACAAGTGAAATTTGTGCGAGAAAAAGAAATATGGGATAAAGCTCCTTATTGTGTACATGAACGGGGAATTCATTTGATTGACCATTTGATGATGCTTCCTCAATCTTCTTTGATAGATGATGTTATCAATGATGTATTAGCCAGAATGCAGGAGTTTGATAATGTGTCGTGGCCGCAATTGGATGTTATGCATATATTTAAGCGCCGTATGATGTATTGTCATCTAAAGGTTTATAGATGTATTTACCGTTTAGTGAGGACATTCTTCAAATCTAAACGGTATAAATTCCAAACATTATAA
- a CDS encoding glycosyltransferase family 2 protein: protein MISMEEKIAIVIPAYKCRFLRQTLDSIVVQTCRSFTVYIGDDASPQNLKEIVSDYADKMNIVYRRFDTNLGGVDLPGHWDRCIALAKEPVVWFFSDDDLMPQDGVERIIKALECYGTRHGMFRFPLAVIDENGKIIHKNPSLQEYPVSGYQFLLDKLEGRIYSAACEYVFTRDIYERIGGFVKFPLAWCSDDATWTSIGENAGGMIPLPGKPVCWRNVMGENISCSFNYDEEKIVATRQFIKWVSVFYSDRLQDRKLQHAIKKYAHTILHYSLQDRYKLHDLMGICRSLWYICPSVSLSVAFRMCKLKLRNRKR, encoded by the coding sequence ATGATTTCTATGGAAGAAAAGATAGCAATTGTTATTCCGGCATATAAGTGCCGCTTCCTCCGACAGACATTGGATTCTATTGTCGTACAGACTTGTCGGAGTTTTACTGTTTACATAGGTGATGATGCAAGTCCTCAGAATCTGAAGGAAATTGTTTCTGATTATGCGGATAAAATGAATATTGTCTATCGACGTTTTGATACTAATCTGGGTGGAGTGGATTTGCCGGGGCATTGGGACCGTTGTATAGCACTTGCAAAAGAACCGGTTGTTTGGTTCTTTTCAGATGATGATTTGATGCCGCAGGACGGGGTAGAGCGTATTATAAAAGCATTAGAATGCTATGGTACGAGGCATGGGATGTTCCGTTTTCCCCTTGCTGTGATAGATGAAAATGGCAAGATAATACATAAAAATCCTTCATTGCAGGAATATCCGGTTTCGGGCTATCAGTTTTTGTTGGATAAATTGGAAGGAAGAATTTATTCGGCTGCTTGTGAATATGTTTTTACTCGTGATATATATGAACGGATAGGCGGTTTTGTGAAGTTTCCATTGGCGTGGTGTTCAGACGATGCAACGTGGACAAGCATAGGTGAAAATGCAGGTGGAATGATTCCTTTGCCGGGTAAGCCGGTTTGTTGGCGAAATGTGATGGGCGAGAATATAAGTTGTTCCTTCAATTATGATGAAGAGAAGATAGTAGCTACAAGGCAATTTATAAAATGGGTTTCAGTTTTTTACTCGGACAGACTTCAAGATAGAAAACTACAGCATGCGATAAAGAAATATGCCCATACGATATTGCATTATAGTTTGCAAGATCGTTATAAATTACATGATCTTATGGGTATTTGTCGTAGTTTATGGTATATTTGCCCTTCTGTATCATTAAGTGTGGCATTCCGCATGTGTAAGTTGAAACTTAGAAATCGAAAGAGATAA